A genomic region of Saccopteryx bilineata isolate mSacBil1 chromosome 1, mSacBil1_pri_phased_curated, whole genome shotgun sequence contains the following coding sequences:
- the BAG6 gene encoding large proline-rich protein BAG6 isoform X3 — MEPSACTSATSQEPDSLEVLVKTLDSQTRTFIVGAQMNVKEFKEHIAASVSIPSEKQRLIYQGRVLQDDKKLQEYNVGGKVIHLVERAPPQTQLPSGASSGPGSTSATHGGGPTVGTRGPGASVHDRNANSYVMVGTFNLPSEPRVRLVMAQHMIRDIQTLLSRMECRGGPHAQHGQPPSQTPGAAPEPAAPSSQPSEPVEGEAPAREPMEAEGVEERPPARSPERSPPGPAAAGPVPPPETNVPNHPSPAEYVEVLQELHRLEGRLHPFLQRYYDVLGAAASTDYNNNQEGREEDQRLINLVGESLRLLGNTFVALSDLRCNLACAPPRHLHVVRPMSHYTAPMVLQQAAIPIQINVGTTVTMTGNGARPPPTPSAEAAPPGPAQASSLAPSSATVESTEGAPPPGPAPPPTTSHPRVIRISHQSVEPVVMMHMNIQDSGTQPGGVPSAPAGPLGPSGHGQTLGSTLIQLPSLPPEFMHAVAHQITHQAMVAAVASAATGQQVPGFPAAPTRVVIARPTPPQARPSHSGGPPMSGTLQGAAGLGTNASLAQMVSGLVGQLLMQPVLVAQGSPGMAPPPAPATASASAGTTNTATTAGPAPGGPTQPPPPQPSTADLQFSQLLGSLLGPAGPAAGTGVGAGAGAPGVAPPTITVAMPGVPAFLQGMTDFLQATQTAPPPPPPPPPPPLAPEQQAAPQPGSPSAGAGSPGGLGPESLSPEFFTSVVQGVLSSLLGSLGARAGSSESIAAFIQRLSGSSNIFEPGADGALGFFGALLSLLCQNFSMVDVVMLLHGHFQPLQRLQPQLRAFFHQHYLGGQEPTPGNIRMATHTLITGLEEYVRESFSLVQVQPGVDIIRTNLEFLQEQFNSIAAHVLHCTDSGFGARLLELCNQGLFECLALNLHCLGGQQMELAAVINGRIRRMSRGVNPSLVSWLTTMMGLRLQVVLEHMPVGPDAILRYVRRVGDPPQPLSEEPMEVQGSERNSPEPQRENASPAPGTTAEEAMSRAPPPAPEGGSREEQDGAPAETEPWAAAVPPEWVPIIQQDIQSQRKVKPQPPLSDAYLSGMPAKRRKTMQGEGPQLLLSEAVSRAAKAAGARPLTSPESLSRDLEAPEVQESYRQQLRADIQKRLQEDPNYSPQRFPNARRAFAEDP; from the exons ATGAACGTAAAGGAGTTTAAGGAGCACATTGCCGCTTCAGTCAGCATCCCCTCTGAGAAGCAACGGCTCATCTACCAGGGGCGAGTTCTGCAAGATGATAAGAAGCTCCAGGAATATA aTGTTGGGGGAAAGGTTATCCACCTGGTAGAACGGGCTCCTCCTCAGACTCAGCTCCCTTCTGGGGCATCTTCTGGGCCAGGGTCCACTTCAGCCACCCATGGTGGAGGGCCCACAGTTGGCACTCGGGGGCCTGGGGCCTCTGTTCATGACCGGAATGCCAACAGCTATGTCATGGTTGGAACCTTCAATCTTCCT AGTGAACCCCGAGTACGTCTGGTGATGGCGCAGCACATGATTAGGGACATCCAGACCTTACTATCTCGGATGGAG TGTCGAGGGGGGCCCCACGCACAGCATGGTCAGCCGCCTTCACAGACACCGGGGGCGGCCCCGGAGCCGGCGGCCCCGAGCTCTCAGCCGTCAGAGCCCGTGGAAGGCGAAGCGCCTGCGCGGGAGCCCATGGAGGCGGAAGGAGTGGAGGAGCGGCCCCCAGCCCGCAGTCCCGAGCGCAGCCCCCCCGGCCCAGCCGCGGCGGGCCCCGTGCCGCCCCCGGAGACCAATGTGcccaa CCACCCCTCCCCTGCGGAGTACGTCGAGGTGCTCCAGGAGCTCCACCGGCTCGAGGGCCGCCTGCACCCCTTCCTGCAGCGCTACTACGACGTCCTGGGCGCTGCGGCCAGCACGGACTACAACAACAAC CAAGAGGGCCGTGAAGAGGACCAGCGCTTGATCAACCTGGTGGGGGAGAGCCTGCGGCTGCTGGGCAACACCTTCGTGGCGCTGTCGGACCTGCGCTGCAACCTGGCCTGCGCGCCCCCGCGGCACCTGCATGTGGTCCGGCCCATGTCTCACTACACCGCGCCCATGGTGCTGCAGCAGGCAGCCATCCCCATCCAG ATCAACGTGGGCACCACCGTGACCATGACAGGGAACGGCGCTCGGCCCCCCCCGACTCCCAGTGCGGAGGCGGCTCCGCCTGGTCCTGCGCAGGCCTCGTCCCTGGCGCCCTCTTCTGCCACCGTTGAGTCCACTGAGGGGGCACCTCCCCCAGGGCCCGCGCCCCCTCCGACCACCAGCCACCCGAGGGTCATCCGGATCTCCCACCAGAGCGTGGAGCCGGTGGTCATGATGCACATGAACATTCAGG ACTCTGGCACACAGCCTGGTGGAGTTCCGAGTGCTCCTGCCGGCCCGCTGGGACCCTCTGGGCATGGCCAGACCCTGG GCTCCACCCTCATCCagctgccctccctgccccctgagTTCATGCACGCCGTCGCCCACCAGATCACTCATCAGGCCATGGTGGCAGCTGTTGCCTCCGCGGCCACAG GACAGCAGGTGCCAGGCTTCCCGGCAGCTCCCACCCGGGTGGTGATTGCTCGGCCCACCCCTCCACAGGCTCGGCCTTCCCATTCTGGGGGGCCCCCCATGTCGGGGACTCTG CAGggtgctgctggtctggggaccaaTGCCTCTTTGGCCCAGATGGTGAGCGGCCTTGTGGGGCAGCTTCTTATGCAGCCTGTCCTTGTGG CTCAGGGGTCTCCAGGAATGGCTCCCCCTCCAGCTCCTGCCACTGCCTCGGCCAGTGCTGGTACCACCAACACAGCCACCACAGCCGGCCCTGCCCCCGGGGGGCCTACCCAGCCTCCACCCCCACAGCCTTCCACAGCAGATCTGCAGTTCTCTCAGCTCCTGGGGAGCCTGCTGGGGCCTGCAGGGCCCGCCGCGGGGACGGGAGTGGGAGCAGGAGCGGGAGCCCCTGGCGTGGCCCCTCCTACCATCACGGTGGCGATGCCGGGTGTCCCGGCCTTTCTCCAGGGCATGACCGACTTCCTGCAA GCCACGCAGACCGcccctccgcccccgccccctccgccCCCTCCGCCTCTGGCTCCGGAGCAGCAGGCCGCACCCCAGCCAGGCTCCCCTTCTGCTGGCGCAGGGAGTCCAGGAGGCCTGGGTCCCGAGAGCCTGTCCCCGGAGTTCTTCACGTCGGTGGTGCAGGGCGTGCTGAGCTCCCTTCTGGGCTCCCTGGGGGCGCGGGCTGGCAGCAGCGAGAGCATCGCTGCCTTCATACAGCGCCTCAGTGGCTCCAGCAACATCTTTGAGCCAGGCGCTGACGGGGCTCTGG GGTTCTTCGGGGCCCTGCTCTCGCTGCTGTGCCAGAACTTCTCCATGGTGGACGTGGTGATGCTGCTCCACGGGCACTTCCAGCCCCTGCAGCGGCTGCAGCCCCAGCTGCGGGCCTTCTTCCACCAGCACTACCTGGGCGGCCAGGAGCCCACACCGGGGAATATTCGG ATGGCAACCCACACATTGATCACCGGGCTGGAAGAGTACGTCCGGGAGAGCTTT TCTTTGGTGCAGGTTCAGCCAGGTGTGGACATCATCCGAACAAACCTGGAGTTTCTCCAGGAGCAGTTCAACAGCATTGCTGCCCACGTTCTGCACTGCACAG ACAGTGGATTCGGAGCCCGCTTGCTGGAGTTGTGTAATCAGGGCCTGTTTGAATGCCTGGCCCTGAACCTGCATTGCTTAGGGGGACAGCAGATGGAGCTGGCGGCTGTCATCAACGGCCGAATT CGCCGCATGTCTCGCGGGGTGAACCCGTCCTTGGTGAGCTGGCTGACCACCATGATGGGACTGAGGCTGCAGGTGGTGCTCGAGCACATGCCCGTTGGCCCGGACGCCATCCTCAGATACGTCCGCAGGGTTGGCGATCCGCCGCAG CCGCTTTCTGAGGAGCCGATGGAAGTTCAGGGATCAGAGAGAAACTCCCCTGAGCCTCAG CGGGAGAATGCTTCCCCAGCCCCCGGAACAACAGCAGAAGAGGCCATGTCCCGAGCTCCACCTCCCGCCCCCGAGGGGGGCTCCCGAGAGGAGCAGGATGGAGCTCCAGCCGAGACCGAGCCTTGGGCAGCTGCGGTGCCCCCA gagtgggtgcctatCATCCAGCAGGACATTCAGAGCCAGCGCAAGGTGAAGCCGCAGCCCCCGCTGAGCGACGCCTACCTCAGTGGTATGCCCGCCAAGAGACGCAAG ACGATGCAGGGGGAGGGCCCCCAGCTGCTGCTCTCAGAGGCCGTGAGCCGGGCAGCTAAGGCGGCCGGAGCTCGGCCCCTGACGAGCCCCGAGAGCCTGAGCCGGGACCTGGAGGCACCAGAGGTTCAGGAGAGCTACAGGCAGCAG ctccgGGCTGACATACAGAAGCGACTGCAGGAAGACCCCAACTACAGCCCCCAGCGCTTCCCGAACGCCCGCCGGGCCTTTGCTGAGGACCCCTAG
- the BAG6 gene encoding large proline-rich protein BAG6 isoform X14, with protein sequence MEPSACTSATSQEPDSLEVLVKTLDSQTRTFIVGAQMNVKEFKEHIAASVSIPSEKQRLIYQGRVLQDDKKLQEYNVGGKVIHLVERAPPQTQLPSGASSGPGSTSATHGGGPTVGTRGPGASVHDRNANSYVMVGTFNLPSEPRVRLVMAQHMIRDIQTLLSRMECRGGPHAQHGQPPSQTPGAAPEPAAPSSQPSEPVEGEAPAREPMEAEGVEERPPARSPERSPPGPAAAGPVPPPETNVPNHPSPAEYVEVLQELHRLEGRLHPFLQRYYDVLGAAASTDYNNNQEGREEDQRLINLVGESLRLLGNTFVALSDLRCNLACAPPRHLHVVRPMSHYTAPMVLQQAAIPIQINVGTTVTMTGNGARPPPTPSAEAAPPGPAQASSLAPSSATVESTEGAPPPGPAPPPTTSHPRVIRISHQSVEPVVMMHMNIQDSGTQPGGVPSAPAGPLGPSGHGQTLGQQVPGFPAAPTRVVIARPTPPQARPSHSGGPPMSGTLQGAAGLGTNASLAQMVSGLVGQLLMQPVLVAQGSPGMAPPPAPATASASAGTTNTATTAGPAPGGPTQPPPPQPSTADLQFSQLLGSLLGPAGPAAGTGVGAGAGAPGVAPPTITVAMPGVPAFLQGMTDFLQATQTAPPPPPPPPPPPLAPEQQAAPQPGSPSAGAGSPGGLGPESLSPEFFTSVVQGVLSSLLGSLGARAGSSESIAAFIQRLSGSSNIFEPGADGALGFFGALLSLLCQNFSMVDVVMLLHGHFQPLQRLQPQLRAFFHQHYLGGQEPTPGNIRMATHTLITGLEEYVRESFSLVQVQPGVDIIRTNLEFLQEQFNSIAAHVLHCTDSGFGARLLELCNQGLFECLALNLHCLGGQQMELAAVINGRIRRMSRGVNPSLVSWLTTMMGLRLQVVLEHMPVGPDAILRYVRRVGDPPQPLSEEPMEVQGSERNSPEPQRENASPAPGTTAEEAMSRAPPPAPEGGSREEQDGAPAETEPWAAAVPPEWVPIIQQDIQSQRKVKPQPPLSDAYLSGMPAKRRKLRADIQKRLQEDPNYSPQRFPNARRAFAEDP encoded by the exons ATGAACGTAAAGGAGTTTAAGGAGCACATTGCCGCTTCAGTCAGCATCCCCTCTGAGAAGCAACGGCTCATCTACCAGGGGCGAGTTCTGCAAGATGATAAGAAGCTCCAGGAATATA aTGTTGGGGGAAAGGTTATCCACCTGGTAGAACGGGCTCCTCCTCAGACTCAGCTCCCTTCTGGGGCATCTTCTGGGCCAGGGTCCACTTCAGCCACCCATGGTGGAGGGCCCACAGTTGGCACTCGGGGGCCTGGGGCCTCTGTTCATGACCGGAATGCCAACAGCTATGTCATGGTTGGAACCTTCAATCTTCCT AGTGAACCCCGAGTACGTCTGGTGATGGCGCAGCACATGATTAGGGACATCCAGACCTTACTATCTCGGATGGAG TGTCGAGGGGGGCCCCACGCACAGCATGGTCAGCCGCCTTCACAGACACCGGGGGCGGCCCCGGAGCCGGCGGCCCCGAGCTCTCAGCCGTCAGAGCCCGTGGAAGGCGAAGCGCCTGCGCGGGAGCCCATGGAGGCGGAAGGAGTGGAGGAGCGGCCCCCAGCCCGCAGTCCCGAGCGCAGCCCCCCCGGCCCAGCCGCGGCGGGCCCCGTGCCGCCCCCGGAGACCAATGTGcccaa CCACCCCTCCCCTGCGGAGTACGTCGAGGTGCTCCAGGAGCTCCACCGGCTCGAGGGCCGCCTGCACCCCTTCCTGCAGCGCTACTACGACGTCCTGGGCGCTGCGGCCAGCACGGACTACAACAACAAC CAAGAGGGCCGTGAAGAGGACCAGCGCTTGATCAACCTGGTGGGGGAGAGCCTGCGGCTGCTGGGCAACACCTTCGTGGCGCTGTCGGACCTGCGCTGCAACCTGGCCTGCGCGCCCCCGCGGCACCTGCATGTGGTCCGGCCCATGTCTCACTACACCGCGCCCATGGTGCTGCAGCAGGCAGCCATCCCCATCCAG ATCAACGTGGGCACCACCGTGACCATGACAGGGAACGGCGCTCGGCCCCCCCCGACTCCCAGTGCGGAGGCGGCTCCGCCTGGTCCTGCGCAGGCCTCGTCCCTGGCGCCCTCTTCTGCCACCGTTGAGTCCACTGAGGGGGCACCTCCCCCAGGGCCCGCGCCCCCTCCGACCACCAGCCACCCGAGGGTCATCCGGATCTCCCACCAGAGCGTGGAGCCGGTGGTCATGATGCACATGAACATTCAGG ACTCTGGCACACAGCCTGGTGGAGTTCCGAGTGCTCCTGCCGGCCCGCTGGGACCCTCTGGGCATGGCCAGACCCTGG GACAGCAGGTGCCAGGCTTCCCGGCAGCTCCCACCCGGGTGGTGATTGCTCGGCCCACCCCTCCACAGGCTCGGCCTTCCCATTCTGGGGGGCCCCCCATGTCGGGGACTCTG CAGggtgctgctggtctggggaccaaTGCCTCTTTGGCCCAGATGGTGAGCGGCCTTGTGGGGCAGCTTCTTATGCAGCCTGTCCTTGTGG CTCAGGGGTCTCCAGGAATGGCTCCCCCTCCAGCTCCTGCCACTGCCTCGGCCAGTGCTGGTACCACCAACACAGCCACCACAGCCGGCCCTGCCCCCGGGGGGCCTACCCAGCCTCCACCCCCACAGCCTTCCACAGCAGATCTGCAGTTCTCTCAGCTCCTGGGGAGCCTGCTGGGGCCTGCAGGGCCCGCCGCGGGGACGGGAGTGGGAGCAGGAGCGGGAGCCCCTGGCGTGGCCCCTCCTACCATCACGGTGGCGATGCCGGGTGTCCCGGCCTTTCTCCAGGGCATGACCGACTTCCTGCAA GCCACGCAGACCGcccctccgcccccgccccctccgccCCCTCCGCCTCTGGCTCCGGAGCAGCAGGCCGCACCCCAGCCAGGCTCCCCTTCTGCTGGCGCAGGGAGTCCAGGAGGCCTGGGTCCCGAGAGCCTGTCCCCGGAGTTCTTCACGTCGGTGGTGCAGGGCGTGCTGAGCTCCCTTCTGGGCTCCCTGGGGGCGCGGGCTGGCAGCAGCGAGAGCATCGCTGCCTTCATACAGCGCCTCAGTGGCTCCAGCAACATCTTTGAGCCAGGCGCTGACGGGGCTCTGG GGTTCTTCGGGGCCCTGCTCTCGCTGCTGTGCCAGAACTTCTCCATGGTGGACGTGGTGATGCTGCTCCACGGGCACTTCCAGCCCCTGCAGCGGCTGCAGCCCCAGCTGCGGGCCTTCTTCCACCAGCACTACCTGGGCGGCCAGGAGCCCACACCGGGGAATATTCGG ATGGCAACCCACACATTGATCACCGGGCTGGAAGAGTACGTCCGGGAGAGCTTT TCTTTGGTGCAGGTTCAGCCAGGTGTGGACATCATCCGAACAAACCTGGAGTTTCTCCAGGAGCAGTTCAACAGCATTGCTGCCCACGTTCTGCACTGCACAG ACAGTGGATTCGGAGCCCGCTTGCTGGAGTTGTGTAATCAGGGCCTGTTTGAATGCCTGGCCCTGAACCTGCATTGCTTAGGGGGACAGCAGATGGAGCTGGCGGCTGTCATCAACGGCCGAATT CGCCGCATGTCTCGCGGGGTGAACCCGTCCTTGGTGAGCTGGCTGACCACCATGATGGGACTGAGGCTGCAGGTGGTGCTCGAGCACATGCCCGTTGGCCCGGACGCCATCCTCAGATACGTCCGCAGGGTTGGCGATCCGCCGCAG CCGCTTTCTGAGGAGCCGATGGAAGTTCAGGGATCAGAGAGAAACTCCCCTGAGCCTCAG CGGGAGAATGCTTCCCCAGCCCCCGGAACAACAGCAGAAGAGGCCATGTCCCGAGCTCCACCTCCCGCCCCCGAGGGGGGCTCCCGAGAGGAGCAGGATGGAGCTCCAGCCGAGACCGAGCCTTGGGCAGCTGCGGTGCCCCCA gagtgggtgcctatCATCCAGCAGGACATTCAGAGCCAGCGCAAGGTGAAGCCGCAGCCCCCGCTGAGCGACGCCTACCTCAGTGGTATGCCCGCCAAGAGACGCAAG ctccgGGCTGACATACAGAAGCGACTGCAGGAAGACCCCAACTACAGCCCCCAGCGCTTCCCGAACGCCCGCCGGGCCTTTGCTGAGGACCCCTAG
- the BAG6 gene encoding large proline-rich protein BAG6 isoform X9 codes for MEPSACTSATSQEPDSLEVLVKTLDSQTRTFIVGAQMNVKEFKEHIAASVSIPSEKQRLIYQGRVLQDDKKLQEYNVGGKVIHLVERAPPQTQLPSGASSGPGSTSATHGGGPTVGTRGPGASVHDRNANSYVMVGTFNLPSEPRVRLVMAQHMIRDIQTLLSRMECRGGPHAQHGQPPSQTPGAAPEPAAPSSQPSEPVEGEAPAREPMEAEGVEERPPARSPERSPPGPAAAGPVPPPETNVPNHPSPAEYVEVLQELHRLEGRLHPFLQRYYDVLGAAASTDYNNNQEGREEDQRLINLVGESLRLLGNTFVALSDLRCNLACAPPRHLHVVRPMSHYTAPMVLQQAAIPIQINVGTTVTMTGNGARPPPTPSAEAAPPGPAQASSLAPSSATVESTEGAPPPGPAPPPTTSHPRVIRISHQSVEPVVMMHMNIQDSGTQPGGVPSAPAGPLGPSGHGQTLGQQVPGFPAAPTRVVIARPTPPQARPSHSGGPPMSGTLGAAGLGTNASLAQMVSGLVGQLLMQPVLVAQGSPGMAPPPAPATASASAGTTNTATTAGPAPGGPTQPPPPQPSTADLQFSQLLGSLLGPAGPAAGTGVGAGAGAPGVAPPTITVAMPGVPAFLQGMTDFLQATQTAPPPPPPPPPPPLAPEQQAAPQPGSPSAGAGSPGGLGPESLSPEFFTSVVQGVLSSLLGSLGARAGSSESIAAFIQRLSGSSNIFEPGADGALGFFGALLSLLCQNFSMVDVVMLLHGHFQPLQRLQPQLRAFFHQHYLGGQEPTPGNIRMATHTLITGLEEYVRESFSLVQVQPGVDIIRTNLEFLQEQFNSIAAHVLHCTDSGFGARLLELCNQGLFECLALNLHCLGGQQMELAAVINGRIRRMSRGVNPSLVSWLTTMMGLRLQVVLEHMPVGPDAILRYVRRVGDPPQPLSEEPMEVQGSERNSPEPQRENASPAPGTTAEEAMSRAPPPAPEGGSREEQDGAPAETEPWAAAVPPEWVPIIQQDIQSQRKVKPQPPLSDAYLSGMPAKRRKTMQGEGPQLLLSEAVSRAAKAAGARPLTSPESLSRDLEAPEVQESYRQQLRADIQKRLQEDPNYSPQRFPNARRAFAEDP; via the exons ATGAACGTAAAGGAGTTTAAGGAGCACATTGCCGCTTCAGTCAGCATCCCCTCTGAGAAGCAACGGCTCATCTACCAGGGGCGAGTTCTGCAAGATGATAAGAAGCTCCAGGAATATA aTGTTGGGGGAAAGGTTATCCACCTGGTAGAACGGGCTCCTCCTCAGACTCAGCTCCCTTCTGGGGCATCTTCTGGGCCAGGGTCCACTTCAGCCACCCATGGTGGAGGGCCCACAGTTGGCACTCGGGGGCCTGGGGCCTCTGTTCATGACCGGAATGCCAACAGCTATGTCATGGTTGGAACCTTCAATCTTCCT AGTGAACCCCGAGTACGTCTGGTGATGGCGCAGCACATGATTAGGGACATCCAGACCTTACTATCTCGGATGGAG TGTCGAGGGGGGCCCCACGCACAGCATGGTCAGCCGCCTTCACAGACACCGGGGGCGGCCCCGGAGCCGGCGGCCCCGAGCTCTCAGCCGTCAGAGCCCGTGGAAGGCGAAGCGCCTGCGCGGGAGCCCATGGAGGCGGAAGGAGTGGAGGAGCGGCCCCCAGCCCGCAGTCCCGAGCGCAGCCCCCCCGGCCCAGCCGCGGCGGGCCCCGTGCCGCCCCCGGAGACCAATGTGcccaa CCACCCCTCCCCTGCGGAGTACGTCGAGGTGCTCCAGGAGCTCCACCGGCTCGAGGGCCGCCTGCACCCCTTCCTGCAGCGCTACTACGACGTCCTGGGCGCTGCGGCCAGCACGGACTACAACAACAAC CAAGAGGGCCGTGAAGAGGACCAGCGCTTGATCAACCTGGTGGGGGAGAGCCTGCGGCTGCTGGGCAACACCTTCGTGGCGCTGTCGGACCTGCGCTGCAACCTGGCCTGCGCGCCCCCGCGGCACCTGCATGTGGTCCGGCCCATGTCTCACTACACCGCGCCCATGGTGCTGCAGCAGGCAGCCATCCCCATCCAG ATCAACGTGGGCACCACCGTGACCATGACAGGGAACGGCGCTCGGCCCCCCCCGACTCCCAGTGCGGAGGCGGCTCCGCCTGGTCCTGCGCAGGCCTCGTCCCTGGCGCCCTCTTCTGCCACCGTTGAGTCCACTGAGGGGGCACCTCCCCCAGGGCCCGCGCCCCCTCCGACCACCAGCCACCCGAGGGTCATCCGGATCTCCCACCAGAGCGTGGAGCCGGTGGTCATGATGCACATGAACATTCAGG ACTCTGGCACACAGCCTGGTGGAGTTCCGAGTGCTCCTGCCGGCCCGCTGGGACCCTCTGGGCATGGCCAGACCCTGG GACAGCAGGTGCCAGGCTTCCCGGCAGCTCCCACCCGGGTGGTGATTGCTCGGCCCACCCCTCCACAGGCTCGGCCTTCCCATTCTGGGGGGCCCCCCATGTCGGGGACTCTG ggtgctgctggtctggggaccaaTGCCTCTTTGGCCCAGATGGTGAGCGGCCTTGTGGGGCAGCTTCTTATGCAGCCTGTCCTTGTGG CTCAGGGGTCTCCAGGAATGGCTCCCCCTCCAGCTCCTGCCACTGCCTCGGCCAGTGCTGGTACCACCAACACAGCCACCACAGCCGGCCCTGCCCCCGGGGGGCCTACCCAGCCTCCACCCCCACAGCCTTCCACAGCAGATCTGCAGTTCTCTCAGCTCCTGGGGAGCCTGCTGGGGCCTGCAGGGCCCGCCGCGGGGACGGGAGTGGGAGCAGGAGCGGGAGCCCCTGGCGTGGCCCCTCCTACCATCACGGTGGCGATGCCGGGTGTCCCGGCCTTTCTCCAGGGCATGACCGACTTCCTGCAA GCCACGCAGACCGcccctccgcccccgccccctccgccCCCTCCGCCTCTGGCTCCGGAGCAGCAGGCCGCACCCCAGCCAGGCTCCCCTTCTGCTGGCGCAGGGAGTCCAGGAGGCCTGGGTCCCGAGAGCCTGTCCCCGGAGTTCTTCACGTCGGTGGTGCAGGGCGTGCTGAGCTCCCTTCTGGGCTCCCTGGGGGCGCGGGCTGGCAGCAGCGAGAGCATCGCTGCCTTCATACAGCGCCTCAGTGGCTCCAGCAACATCTTTGAGCCAGGCGCTGACGGGGCTCTGG GGTTCTTCGGGGCCCTGCTCTCGCTGCTGTGCCAGAACTTCTCCATGGTGGACGTGGTGATGCTGCTCCACGGGCACTTCCAGCCCCTGCAGCGGCTGCAGCCCCAGCTGCGGGCCTTCTTCCACCAGCACTACCTGGGCGGCCAGGAGCCCACACCGGGGAATATTCGG ATGGCAACCCACACATTGATCACCGGGCTGGAAGAGTACGTCCGGGAGAGCTTT TCTTTGGTGCAGGTTCAGCCAGGTGTGGACATCATCCGAACAAACCTGGAGTTTCTCCAGGAGCAGTTCAACAGCATTGCTGCCCACGTTCTGCACTGCACAG ACAGTGGATTCGGAGCCCGCTTGCTGGAGTTGTGTAATCAGGGCCTGTTTGAATGCCTGGCCCTGAACCTGCATTGCTTAGGGGGACAGCAGATGGAGCTGGCGGCTGTCATCAACGGCCGAATT CGCCGCATGTCTCGCGGGGTGAACCCGTCCTTGGTGAGCTGGCTGACCACCATGATGGGACTGAGGCTGCAGGTGGTGCTCGAGCACATGCCCGTTGGCCCGGACGCCATCCTCAGATACGTCCGCAGGGTTGGCGATCCGCCGCAG CCGCTTTCTGAGGAGCCGATGGAAGTTCAGGGATCAGAGAGAAACTCCCCTGAGCCTCAG CGGGAGAATGCTTCCCCAGCCCCCGGAACAACAGCAGAAGAGGCCATGTCCCGAGCTCCACCTCCCGCCCCCGAGGGGGGCTCCCGAGAGGAGCAGGATGGAGCTCCAGCCGAGACCGAGCCTTGGGCAGCTGCGGTGCCCCCA gagtgggtgcctatCATCCAGCAGGACATTCAGAGCCAGCGCAAGGTGAAGCCGCAGCCCCCGCTGAGCGACGCCTACCTCAGTGGTATGCCCGCCAAGAGACGCAAG ACGATGCAGGGGGAGGGCCCCCAGCTGCTGCTCTCAGAGGCCGTGAGCCGGGCAGCTAAGGCGGCCGGAGCTCGGCCCCTGACGAGCCCCGAGAGCCTGAGCCGGGACCTGGAGGCACCAGAGGTTCAGGAGAGCTACAGGCAGCAG ctccgGGCTGACATACAGAAGCGACTGCAGGAAGACCCCAACTACAGCCCCCAGCGCTTCCCGAACGCCCGCCGGGCCTTTGCTGAGGACCCCTAG